The following are encoded together in the Pygocentrus nattereri isolate fPygNat1 chromosome 3, fPygNat1.pri, whole genome shotgun sequence genome:
- the tmem79b gene encoding transmembrane protein 79 isoform X1: MSETLSADPEPLVKAPLGPTAGPDTPDQATEEQKMKTDVDGMVSSAHVEPSTLQWPGDKANQPGRMGNNSGSDLKLDSSKTDVAGEEASVRSDCASVHREMSRTESESESDEKELKEKVAHLEIEVEELNSMPEKAAGVFRPGGAALHTNKIPEPPRQSVASWEENMEKKPFLGHQAALSHDYYHDYTMSNKQCCGCTGTSRDVLEMGVSIFMSALIFPILVWGGHTFLPFDAPLMDSAPLRLVYTLRCSVFAVVPIVLGVFVLGVSRLRYRSLKPQCDGETDAEQVIIHRRFVDDSISLFLLYFLQLGVMAAYLSQNLLKLVPLLTIIFAFGRLVYWIAAAWGSSIRAFGFGFSFWPMLTMLVANLYFIFMADSAGSIFTPDELAAPEAEQRQRFWG, from the exons ATGTCTGAGACCCTTTCTGCAGATCCTGAGCCACTGGTCAAGGCCCCTCTAGGACCGACAGCAGGACCCGACACACCTGACCAGGCAACAGAAGAGCAGAAGATGAAGACAGACGTGGACGGAATGGTCAGCAGTGCTCATGTGGAGCCGAGCACTCTGCAGTGGCCTGGAGATAAGGCTAATCAACCTGGCAGGATGGGAAACAATTCAGGGTCTGATCTGAAACTAGACAGCAGCAAAACAGATGTTGCAGGAGAGGAAGCAAGTGTTCGATCAGATTGCGCATCGGTCCATAGAGAAATGAGTAGgacggagagcgagagtgagtcaGACGAAAAAGAGCTGAAGGAGAAGGTGGCACACTTGGAGATTGAGGTGGAGGAGCTGAACTCGATGCCAGAAAAAGCAGCAGGAGTCTTCAGGCCTGGTGGGGCCGCCCTGCACACCAACAAAATACCCGAACCACCCAGACAGAGTGTGGCCTCCTGGGAGGAGAACATGGAGAAAAAGCCCTTCCTCGGGCATCAGGCAGCTCTGTCACATGACTACTACCACGACTACACCATGAGCAACAAGCAGTGCT gTGGATGTACTGGAACAAGCCGTGATGTGCTGGAAATGGGTGTGTCTATATTTATGTCAGCTCTGATTTTCCCCATCCTGGTATGGGGAGGCCACACTTTTCTGCCCTTTGATGCTCCTCTGATGGACAGTGCTCCCCTAAGGCTGGTTTACACACTGCGCTGCTCAGTTTTTGCAGTCGTCCCGATTGTACTGG gtgtgtttgtgctggGTGTGTCCCGTCTACGGTACCGTTCCCTGAAGCCGCAGTGTGATGGAGAGACTGACGCTGAACAGGTGATCATCCACCGGCGCTTTGTGGATGACTCCATCTCCCTCTTCCTTCTGTATTTCCTGCAGCTGGGTGTAATGGCTGCCTATCTGAGCCAGAACCTGCTCAAACTGGTCCCCCTCCTCACCATCATCTTCGCCTTCGGCAG GCTGGTGTACTGGATTGCAGCTGCATGGGGCAGCAGCATAAGGGCTTTTGGCTTTGGCTTCTCTTTCTGGCCTATGCTGACCATGTTGGTGGCTAACCTTTACTTCATCTTCATGGCTGACTCCGCTGGGTCAATCTTCACTCCGGATGAGCTGGCCGCTCCTGAAGCAGAGCAGAGGCAGAGGTTCTGGGGTTAG
- the LOC108436542 gene encoding cortexin-2, whose translation MAEHLHSSTLSASGATQPIPFLTLEQKAAFVFVLLLFIFLGLLIVRCFRILLDPYSSMPSSTWTDYMEKDTFDYRIA comes from the coding sequence ATGGCGGAGCACCTCCACAGCAGCACGCTGTCTGCGTCCGGGGCCACTCAGCCCATCCCTTTCCTCACCCTGGAGCAGAAGGCAGCCTTTGTCTTTGTGCTGCTCCTCTTCATCTTCCTGGGCCTGCTGATTGTGCGCTGCTTTCGGATCCTGCTGGACCCCTACAGCAGCATGCCTTCCTCTACATGGACAGACTATATGGAGAAAGACACATTTGACTACCGCATCGCCTGA
- the tmem79b gene encoding transmembrane protein 79 isoform X2: MSETLSADPEPLVKAPLGPTAGPDTPDQATEEQKMKTDVDGMVSSAHVEPSTLQWPGDKANQPGRMGNNSGSDLKLDSSKTDVAGEEASVRSDCASVHREMSRTESESESDEKELKEKVAHLEIEVEELNSMPEKAAGVFRPGGAALHTNKIPEPPRQSVASWEENMEKKPFLGHQAALSHDYYHDYTMSNKQCCGCTGTSRDVLEMGVSIFMSALIFPILVWGGHTFLPFDAPLMDSAPLRLVYTLRCSVFAVVPIVLGVFVLGVSRLRYRSLKPQCDGETDAEQVIIHRRFVDDSISLFLLYFLQLGVMAAYLSQNLLKLVPLLTIIFAFGRLVYWIAAAWGSSIRAFGFGFSFWPMLTMLVANLYFIFMADSAGSIFTPDELAAPEAEQRQRFWG, encoded by the exons ATGTCTGAGACCCTTTCTGCAGATCCTGAGCCACTGGTCAAGGCCCCTCTAGGACCGACAGCAGGACCCGACACACCTGACCAGGCAACAGAAGAGCAGAAGATGAAGACAGACGTGGACGGAATGGTCAGCAGTGCTCATGTGGAGCCGAGCACTCTGCAGTGGCCTGGAGATAAGGCTAATCAACCTGGCAGGATGGGAAACAATTCAGGGTCTGATCTGAAACTAGACAGCAGCAAAACAGATGTTGCAGGAGAGGAAGCAAGTGTTCGATCAGATTGCGCATCGGTCCATAGAGAAATGAGTAGgacggagagcgagagtgagtcaGACGAAAAAGAGCTGAAGGAGAAGGTGGCACACTTGGAGATTGAGGTGGAGGAGCTGAACTCGATGCCAGAAAAAGCAGCAGGAGTCTTCAGGCCTGGTGGGGCCGCCCTGCACACCAACAAAATACCCGAACCACCCAGACAGAGTGTGGCCTCCTGGGAGGAGAACATGGAGAAAAAGCCCTTCCTCGGGCATCAGGCAGCTCTGTCACATGACTACTACCACGACTACACCATGAGCAACAAGCAGTGCT gTGGATGTACTGGAACAAGCCGTGATGTGCTGGAAATGGGTGTGTCTATATTTATGTCAGCTCTGATTTTCCCCATCCTGGTATGGGGAGGCCACACTTTTCTGCCCTTTGATGCTCCTCTGATGGACAGTGCTCCCCTAAGGCTGGTTTACACACTGCGCTGCTCAGTTTTTGCAGTCGTCCCGATTGTACTGG gtgtgtttgtgctggGTGTGTCCCGTCTACGGTACCGTTCCCTGAAGCCGCAGTGTGATGGAGAGACTGACGCTGAACAGGTGATCATCCACCGGCGCTTTGTGGATGACTCCATCTCCCTCTTCCTTCTGTATTTCCTGCAGCTGGGTGTAATGGCTGCCTATCTGAGCCAGAACCTGCTCAAACTGGTCCCCCTCCTCACCATCATCTTCGCCTTCGGCAG GCTGGTGTACTGGATTGCAGCTGCATGGGGCAGCAGCATAAGGGCTTTTGGCTTTGGCTTCTCTTTCTGGCCTATGCTGACCATGTTGGTGGCTAACCTTTACTTCATCTTCATGGCTGACTCCGCTGG GTCAATCTTCACTCCGGATGAGCTGGCCGCTCCTGAAGCAGAGCAGAGGCAGAGGTTCTGGGGTTAG